One window from the genome of Cryobacterium sp. GrIS_2_6 encodes:
- a CDS encoding DUF4287 domain-containing protein: protein MSFQAYLDNIEDKTGLTPREFITLAHEKGFDDPSTKAGVIVDWLKADFDLGRGHAMALVHVIKNGEKIDAKHVGTGTMHSDASDTLWLDGKLKRSR, encoded by the coding sequence ATGTCATTCCAGGCCTACCTTGACAACATCGAAGACAAGACTGGCCTGACCCCGCGCGAGTTCATCACCCTCGCCCACGAGAAGGGGTTCGACGACCCGTCCACGAAGGCCGGCGTGATCGTCGACTGGCTGAAGGCGGACTTCGACCTGGGTCGAGGTCACGCGATGGCCCTCGTGCACGTCATCAAGAACGGCGAGAAGATCGACGCCAAGCACGTCGGGACCGGGACCATGCACAGCGACGCGTCCGACACGCTCTGGCTCGACGGGAAACTGAAGCGCTCCCGGTGA
- a CDS encoding tyrosine-type recombinase/integrase: protein MPSDRSLTLRHLACAYRRADEATSATPAASSPSDTTVEAGAEPYRRRGFRDGTATVSRVSEEESLLDGGGTAGSLFAITSAVLSYAHKAGWLPVNPANGVELPTILRAHHIYLSYAEVELLADAAFAATSDETDRVLIHTLAYTGMRINEALALTVGDLSLETRRATVKATWSLNAAGERVTGTPKTGSTGVVPLQPFLVDELRALTTGRSPGAYVFQGPRGGPIHDHNWRSRTWRLAVLGSGLDILGLTRTSCATQPRLPPSPPVPTRSSSSKCSGTATRPRR from the coding sequence GTGCCGAGTGATCGATCGCTAACTCTTCGGCACCTTGCCTGCGCCTACCGGCGTGCCGACGAAGCGACGTCAGCGACCCCCGCCGCGAGTTCGCCGTCGGATACCACCGTCGAAGCCGGAGCCGAGCCTTATCGCCGACGAGGCTTCCGTGACGGGACAGCCACCGTCTCGCGTGTCTCTGAAGAGGAATCGCTCCTTGATGGCGGCGGTACTGCGGGCAGCCTGTTCGCTATCACGAGCGCCGTGCTCAGTTACGCCCACAAGGCCGGCTGGCTGCCGGTCAACCCGGCCAACGGCGTCGAGCTGCCGACCATCCTCCGCGCGCACCACATCTACCTGAGCTACGCCGAGGTCGAGCTGCTGGCCGACGCTGCCTTCGCTGCGACGTCCGACGAGACCGACCGGGTCCTCATCCACACGCTCGCGTACACGGGCATGCGCATCAACGAGGCGCTCGCGCTCACCGTCGGCGACCTTAGCCTGGAGACGCGCCGGGCGACGGTCAAGGCCACCTGGTCGCTCAACGCGGCCGGTGAGCGCGTCACGGGCACACCCAAGACCGGATCGACCGGTGTCGTGCCCCTGCAGCCCTTCCTCGTCGACGAGCTGCGGGCACTGACCACGGGCCGCTCCCCCGGCGCCTACGTCTTCCAGGGGCCACGAGGCGGGCCGATCCACGACCACAACTGGCGCAGCCGCACGTGGCGCCTTGCGGTCCTGGGCTCCGGCCTCGACATTCTCGGCCTGACCCGCACAAGCTGCGCCACACAGCCGCGTCTGCCGCCGTCGCCGCCGGTGCCGACGCGCTCGTCCTCCAGCAAATGCTCGGGCACCGCGACGCGGCCGAGACGTTGA
- the rlmB gene encoding 23S rRNA (guanosine(2251)-2'-O)-methyltransferase RlmB: protein MKNTDRKARTGSVRKGSRGPQVGSGGQGRQALEGKKPTPKAEDRPYHPAGKRKAAQDRFAAAGGGRSRPTTGSQGGQRSTANSGGGGTSTRKAKSIDEHEIVTGRNSVLEALRAKIPASTLYIATRIEMDDRVKEVLTLATGRGIPVLEVMRPELDRLAGRDAVHQGLALKVPAYEYAHPMELLELTISRGFKPLFVALDGITDPRNLGAIIRSTAAFGGHGVIVPQRRSVGVTASAWKTSAGAAARTPVAMASNLTQTLKSLKEVGVLVIGLDGGGDTSLPELGLGFAERPIVVVVGSEGKGLSRLVTETCDAIVSIPISASTESLNAGIAASVTLYEISRLRAAAKVAKAVKLAAAKAAATA from the coding sequence ATGAAGAACACAGACCGCAAGGCTCGCACCGGGTCCGTGCGCAAGGGCAGCCGCGGCCCCCAGGTCGGCTCCGGCGGACAGGGCCGCCAGGCCCTCGAGGGCAAGAAGCCCACGCCCAAGGCCGAAGATCGTCCGTACCACCCCGCCGGGAAGCGCAAGGCCGCCCAGGACCGCTTCGCAGCGGCCGGCGGCGGCCGCAGTCGTCCCACAACGGGTTCGCAGGGCGGGCAGCGCTCCACCGCCAACTCCGGCGGCGGTGGCACCTCCACCCGCAAGGCCAAGTCGATCGACGAGCACGAGATCGTCACCGGACGCAACTCGGTGCTCGAGGCCCTGCGCGCGAAGATCCCCGCGAGCACCCTGTACATCGCGACCCGCATCGAAATGGATGATCGGGTCAAGGAAGTCCTGACCCTCGCGACGGGCCGCGGCATCCCGGTGCTCGAAGTAATGCGACCGGAACTCGACCGCCTCGCAGGCCGCGACGCCGTGCACCAGGGCCTCGCACTCAAGGTGCCCGCGTACGAGTACGCGCACCCGATGGAGCTCCTCGAGCTCACGATCAGCCGCGGCTTCAAGCCGTTGTTCGTCGCCCTCGACGGCATCACCGATCCCCGCAACCTGGGAGCCATCATCCGTTCTACCGCGGCATTCGGCGGCCACGGCGTGATCGTGCCGCAGCGCCGGTCGGTCGGCGTCACGGCATCCGCGTGGAAGACATCCGCCGGTGCCGCTGCGCGTACGCCCGTCGCCATGGCGAGCAACCTCACCCAGACACTCAAATCGCTCAAAGAGGTCGGCGTTCTCGTGATCGGTCTCGACGGCGGCGGAGACACCTCGCTGCCCGAGCTCGGCCTCGGCTTCGCGGAGCGCCCGATCGTGGTCGTCGTCGGCAGCGAGGGCAAGGGCCTGTCGCGCCTCGTCACCGAAACCTGCGACGCGATCGTCTCGATCCCGATCAGCGCGAGCACAGAGTCCCTCAACGCCGGCATCGCCGCGAGCGTCACGCTCTACGAGATCTCCCGCCTGCGCGCGGCAGCGAAGGTCGCTAAGGCCGTCAAGCTCGCCGCCGCCAAGGCAGCCGCCACCGCCTGA
- a CDS encoding thioredoxin domain-containing protein, with amino-acid sequence MTIGGSGESRPSRNKRRDAVRTKATQLRVEQKKKNRRNRFLLQGGILVVALAIVAVIALVVMNSIRPAGPGPANMASDGVLIGEGMKVTETTALKAGADAVPSTPDATGTVADIRVYVDYLCPFCGQFETTNSDQIVKWVTSGAATVEIHPISILTSKSAGTQYSLRSANAAACVADYSPNDFFAFNAALFANQPKEGTAGLDDAAIMGLVKSSGVASSVSEIDSCITDVRYKAWVVAATNRALSGPLPNTTVEAVTGTPTVLVNGKQYSGALDDPKEFAAFVLQSAGETYSTSTPTPTPTPAG; translated from the coding sequence ATGACTATTGGCGGATCTGGCGAGAGTCGACCTTCCCGAAATAAGCGACGCGACGCGGTCCGCACGAAGGCTACCCAGCTGCGTGTCGAGCAGAAGAAGAAGAACCGTCGCAACCGGTTCCTGCTGCAGGGCGGCATCCTGGTTGTGGCACTCGCTATCGTCGCGGTCATCGCACTCGTCGTCATGAATTCGATCCGCCCCGCAGGCCCCGGCCCCGCGAACATGGCCAGTGACGGCGTCCTCATCGGCGAGGGCATGAAGGTCACCGAGACCACGGCCCTCAAGGCCGGCGCCGACGCCGTGCCGTCCACACCGGATGCGACCGGAACCGTCGCCGACATCCGCGTATACGTCGACTACCTGTGCCCGTTCTGCGGCCAGTTCGAAACGACCAACAGCGACCAGATCGTGAAGTGGGTCACCTCGGGTGCCGCAACGGTCGAGATCCACCCGATCTCGATCCTGACCAGCAAGTCAGCTGGAACCCAGTACTCGCTCCGCTCGGCGAACGCTGCCGCGTGCGTCGCCGACTATTCCCCCAATGATTTCTTCGCCTTCAACGCCGCACTCTTCGCGAACCAGCCGAAGGAAGGCACCGCGGGGCTGGACGACGCAGCAATCATGGGGCTCGTGAAGAGCTCCGGAGTCGCGTCATCCGTCTCGGAGATCGACTCCTGCATCACCGACGTACGCTACAAGGCCTGGGTCGTCGCCGCGACCAACCGGGCGCTGTCCGGGCCGCTGCCCAACACCACGGTCGAGGCCGTGACCGGCACTCCGACCGTGCTCGTGAACGGCAAGCAGTACTCGGGCGCTCTCGATGACCCCAAGGAATTCGCTGCATTCGTGCTGCAGTCCGCGGGCGAGACCTACTCGACGTCGACGCCGACGCCCACGCCGACCCCGGCGGGCTGA
- a CDS encoding tyrosine-type recombinase/integrase translates to MRHTAASAAVAAGADALVLQQMLGHRDAAETLNAYGHLWPDRLDEVTDAVGRARDAALAARPSFLIMTKS, encoded by the coding sequence CTGCGCCACACAGCCGCGTCTGCCGCCGTCGCCGCCGGTGCCGACGCGCTCGTCCTCCAGCAAATGCTCGGGCACCGCGACGCGGCCGAGACGTTGAACGCCTATGGACACCTCTGGCCCGACCGCCTCGACGAGGTGACGGATGCCGTCGGCCGCGCTCGCGACGCGGCGCTTGCGGCCCGGCCGTCGTTTCTCATCATGACTAAATCATGA
- the cysS gene encoding cysteine--tRNA ligase, with protein sequence MTIQLYDSRAQALRDFIPTNPGAVGIYACGPTVQSSPHIGHLRSALVYDQLRRWLTYRGFDVTFIRNVTDIDDKILANAAGTAEQWWALAYRYELEFTAGYQRLGILAPTYEPRATASIQQMQDLITRLIDRGHAYPAADGSGDVYFDTNSWAEYGALTRQGRGDMEAAADADPRGKNDPRDFALWKGHKADEPASASWPSPWGPGRPGWHIECSAMASRYLGAGFDIHGGGLDLRFPHHENELAQSTAAGDAFAKYWMHNGLVHVQGQKMSKSLGNSVFAAELLDQARAIVVRYYLGAAHYRSTIDYTDHSLAEAEAALERIESFLDRADRRLAETRFASSGVEVVPDEFAIAMDDDLAVPQALAVLHETVRTGNAALDAEDLRAAAAARGQVLAMSEVLGINPLSPSWAVATDEPAMVALTALVERLLSDRETARESRDYKAADRIRDELVAAGITIEDTPSGAHWSFD encoded by the coding sequence GTGACGATCCAACTGTACGATTCCCGGGCCCAGGCCTTGCGCGACTTCATTCCGACGAACCCCGGTGCGGTCGGGATCTACGCGTGCGGGCCGACCGTGCAGTCCTCTCCGCACATCGGCCACCTGCGCAGCGCCCTGGTCTACGACCAGCTCCGGCGCTGGCTCACCTACCGCGGCTTCGACGTCACGTTCATCCGCAACGTCACCGACATCGACGACAAGATCCTCGCCAACGCGGCAGGCACCGCGGAGCAGTGGTGGGCCCTCGCGTACCGCTACGAACTCGAGTTCACGGCCGGGTACCAGCGCCTCGGCATCCTCGCCCCCACTTACGAGCCACGTGCGACCGCGAGCATCCAGCAGATGCAGGACCTGATCACCCGACTGATTGACCGCGGCCACGCGTACCCGGCGGCCGACGGCTCCGGCGACGTCTACTTCGACACCAACAGCTGGGCGGAGTACGGGGCGCTCACCCGCCAGGGTCGCGGCGACATGGAAGCGGCGGCGGACGCCGACCCGCGTGGCAAGAACGACCCCCGCGACTTCGCCCTCTGGAAGGGCCACAAGGCCGACGAGCCGGCCTCGGCGTCCTGGCCATCCCCCTGGGGACCAGGCCGCCCGGGCTGGCACATCGAGTGCTCAGCGATGGCGAGCCGCTACCTCGGCGCGGGCTTCGACATCCACGGCGGCGGCCTCGACCTGCGGTTCCCGCATCACGAGAACGAACTCGCCCAGTCAACGGCGGCTGGCGACGCGTTCGCGAAGTACTGGATGCACAACGGTCTCGTGCACGTGCAGGGCCAGAAGATGTCCAAGTCCCTCGGCAACTCCGTCTTCGCTGCCGAGCTGCTCGACCAGGCCAGGGCCATCGTCGTGCGCTACTACCTCGGCGCCGCGCACTACCGCTCCACGATCGACTACACCGACCACTCCCTTGCGGAGGCTGAAGCCGCCCTCGAACGGATCGAGAGCTTCCTCGACCGGGCCGACCGCCGCCTCGCCGAGACACGTTTCGCCTCAAGCGGCGTCGAGGTCGTCCCCGACGAGTTCGCGATCGCCATGGACGACGACCTCGCCGTGCCCCAGGCCCTCGCCGTGCTGCACGAGACCGTACGCACCGGCAACGCGGCGCTCGACGCCGAAGACCTGCGCGCCGCCGCCGCCGCTCGTGGCCAGGTGCTCGCCATGAGCGAGGTCCTCGGCATCAACCCCCTGTCACCCAGCTGGGCCGTCGCCACGGACGAACCAGCCATGGTCGCACTCACCGCCCTCGTCGAGCGCCTGCTCTCCGACCGGGAGACCGCCAGGGAAAGCCGCGACTACAAGGCCGCAGACCGTATCCGGGACGAGCTCGTCGCCGCCGGAATCACCATCGAAGACACCCCCTCGGGTGCGCATTGGAGTTTTGACTGA
- a CDS encoding ABC transporter ATP-binding protein: MASVTFDKATRLYPGSTRPAVDHLDLSVADGEFLVLVGPSGCGKSTSLRMLAGLEEVNDGNIFIGERNVTDVPPKDRDIAMVFQNYALYPHMTVAENMGFALKIAGVNKDERAARVLEAAKLLDLEPYLSRKPKALSGGQRQRVAMGRAIVRQPQVFLMDEPLSNLDAKLRVQTRTQIASLQRRLGVTTVYVTHDQTEALTMGDRIAVLKDGVLQQVGTPRDLYAKPNNVFVAGFIGSPAMNLFLADTVEGGIKFGTATIPVAREIIAGATGPKVTIGVRPEDIHLSTTHGEGLEVSVDLVEELGADGYLYGHSTVEGKRTDIVARVDGRSHPNAGETVYLTPTAHHLHVFDAESGLRLGGAVAD; the protein is encoded by the coding sequence ATGGCTTCAGTCACCTTTGACAAAGCAACCCGTCTCTACCCGGGTTCCACCCGCCCCGCGGTCGACCACCTCGACCTGTCGGTTGCCGATGGTGAATTCCTCGTCCTCGTCGGTCCCTCCGGCTGTGGAAAGTCAACGTCCCTGCGCATGCTCGCCGGCCTCGAAGAGGTCAACGACGGTAACATCTTCATCGGTGAGCGCAATGTGACGGATGTTCCCCCGAAGGACCGCGACATCGCGATGGTCTTCCAGAACTACGCCCTGTACCCGCACATGACGGTCGCCGAGAACATGGGCTTCGCGCTCAAGATCGCCGGCGTCAACAAGGACGAGCGTGCAGCCCGCGTTCTCGAAGCCGCCAAGCTGCTCGACCTCGAGCCGTACCTCAGCCGCAAGCCGAAGGCCCTCTCGGGTGGCCAGCGTCAGCGCGTCGCCATGGGCCGTGCCATCGTGCGTCAGCCCCAGGTGTTCCTCATGGACGAGCCGCTGTCGAACCTCGACGCCAAGCTCCGCGTACAGACCCGCACCCAGATCGCCTCGCTGCAGCGTCGCCTCGGCGTCACGACCGTCTACGTCACCCACGACCAGACGGAAGCCCTCACCATGGGTGACCGCATCGCGGTGCTCAAGGATGGCGTGCTCCAGCAGGTCGGCACCCCGCGCGACCTGTACGCCAAGCCGAACAACGTCTTCGTCGCCGGCTTCATCGGCAGCCCGGCCATGAACCTCTTCCTCGCGGACACCGTCGAGGGTGGCATCAAGTTCGGCACCGCCACGATCCCGGTCGCCCGCGAGATCATCGCGGGCGCGACCGGCCCGAAGGTCACCATCGGTGTCCGCCCGGAGGACATCCACCTCTCGACCACGCACGGCGAGGGCCTCGAGGTGAGCGTCGACCTGGTCGAAGAGCTCGGTGCCGACGGTTACCTCTACGGTCACTCCACGGTCGAGGGCAAGCGCACCGACATCGTCGCCCGCGTCGACGGCCGTTCACACCCGAACGCCGGAGAGACGGTCTACCTGACGCCGACCGCGCACCACCTGCACGTCTTCGACGCCGAGAGCGGCCTCCGCCTCGGTGGAGCCGTCGCCGACTAG
- a CDS encoding DUF4032 domain-containing protein, with amino-acid sequence MSGSVNITSATADPALLDLPWHLPLDAWPNENIAALPKGLSRHLVRFAHLSGRVVAIKETTSEMAKREYEMLRTLQGLEIPCVEPLAVITNRTNEDGEPLNSVLVTRHLKFSLPYRALYSQTLRPTTATRLVDALALLLVRVHMAGLFWGDVSLSNTLFRRDAGAFAAYLVDAETGQLYPGGLSKGQRENDLEIARVNIAGELMDLEAGGRAADELDPIRVSNGIVNAYRLLWTELTGSESFASSERWRITERVERLNDLGFDIEELAIKTDATGSTVRIQPKVVDAGHHQRRLLRLTGLDAEENQARRLLNDLDAYRLAYGDPASDEESLAHEWVVRVFEPVIRAIPRDLKGKLEPAEVFHQLLDHRWYMAQNQSRDIPLAEAVTSYVQDVLRHRRDEATVIEPATGSITLPIDVTNDDVAAGAGDTSADDAQDWRLKV; translated from the coding sequence ATGAGCGGTTCTGTCAATATCACCTCGGCCACGGCCGACCCGGCCCTCCTCGACCTGCCCTGGCACCTGCCGCTGGATGCCTGGCCGAACGAGAACATCGCCGCCCTGCCGAAGGGCCTCTCCCGTCACCTCGTACGGTTCGCGCACCTCAGCGGTCGCGTCGTCGCGATCAAGGAAACCACGAGCGAGATGGCCAAGCGCGAGTACGAAATGCTCCGCACCCTCCAGGGACTCGAGATCCCCTGCGTGGAGCCGCTCGCCGTGATCACGAACCGCACCAACGAAGACGGCGAGCCGCTGAACTCGGTCCTCGTCACCCGGCACCTCAAGTTCTCACTCCCCTACCGCGCCCTGTACTCGCAGACCCTGCGACCGACGACCGCGACCCGCCTCGTCGACGCCCTCGCCCTGCTGCTCGTGCGCGTGCACATGGCCGGCCTGTTCTGGGGCGACGTCTCGCTCTCCAACACGCTCTTCCGCCGCGACGCGGGCGCGTTCGCCGCCTATCTCGTCGATGCGGAGACCGGGCAGCTCTACCCGGGCGGCCTGTCCAAGGGCCAGCGCGAGAACGACCTCGAGATCGCCCGGGTCAACATCGCGGGCGAGCTGATGGACCTCGAGGCCGGCGGTCGCGCCGCGGACGAACTCGACCCGATCCGAGTCAGCAACGGCATCGTGAACGCCTACCGGCTGCTCTGGACCGAGCTGACCGGCTCCGAATCCTTCGCGAGTTCCGAGCGCTGGCGCATCACCGAACGCGTCGAGCGCCTGAACGACCTCGGCTTCGACATCGAGGAACTCGCCATCAAGACGGATGCGACCGGCTCGACCGTGCGCATCCAGCCCAAGGTCGTGGATGCGGGGCACCACCAGCGCCGCCTGCTGCGGCTGACCGGCCTCGACGCCGAGGAGAACCAGGCCAGGCGCCTGCTCAACGACCTCGACGCCTACCGCCTCGCGTACGGCGACCCGGCGAGCGACGAAGAGTCCCTCGCCCACGAGTGGGTCGTCCGGGTCTTCGAACCCGTCATCCGCGCGATTCCGCGCGACCTCAAGGGCAAGCTCGAGCCGGCAGAGGTGTTCCACCAGCTGCTCGATCACCGCTGGTACATGGCCCAGAACCAGTCCAGGGACATCCCGCTCGCCGAAGCTGTCACGTCCTATGTGCAGGATGTCCTGCGTCACCGCCGCGACGAGGCGACCGTGATCGAACCCGCGACCGGGTCCATCACACTTCCGATCGACGTCACGAACGACGACGTCGCCGCGGGCGCCGGTGATACCAGCGCTGACGACGCCCAGGACTGGCGCCTCAAGGTCTAG